A genomic segment from Bradyrhizobium diazoefficiens USDA 110 encodes:
- a CDS encoding glutamate-5-semialdehyde dehydrogenase, whose translation MAAPLKAVDGNADRTGDLQALMSDLAARARAAARVLALAPPEQKNRALEAMERAIRSNAAAILAANAEDVAEARASSNMTASFIDRLTLTPARVESMAEGIGIVRGIADPVGIVTESWQRPNGMTIERVRVPLGVVGVIFESRPNVAADAGVLCLKSGNAVILRGGSDSFRSCRAIHECLVQGLREAGLPEAAITLVPTRDRAAVGMMLSGLNGAIDVIVPRGGKSLVARVEQEARVPVFAHLEGVNHVYVDASADLAMAKSIVLNAKMRRTGVCGAAETLLVDRAAAATSLKPLVEMLIEAGCEVRGDDVVQKTDARVKPANDDDWDTEYLDAIIAAKVVDGVDGAIAHIQNHGSHHTDAIVSENEAAAKKFLSEVDSAIVLHNASTQFADGGEFGFGAEIGIATGRFHARGPVGAEQLTSFKYRVHGTGQTRP comes from the coding sequence ATGGCCGCCCCCCTCAAAGCCGTCGACGGCAATGCCGATCGGACTGGCGATCTCCAGGCGCTGATGTCCGATCTCGCCGCCCGTGCCCGCGCTGCCGCGCGCGTGCTGGCGCTGGCGCCGCCGGAGCAGAAGAACCGGGCGCTCGAGGCCATGGAGCGGGCGATCCGCAGCAATGCGGCGGCGATCCTCGCGGCCAATGCCGAGGACGTCGCGGAGGCGCGCGCCTCCAGCAACATGACCGCGTCCTTCATCGACCGCCTGACGCTGACACCGGCGCGTGTGGAGAGCATGGCCGAGGGTATCGGCATCGTGCGCGGCATCGCCGATCCGGTCGGAATCGTCACCGAGAGCTGGCAGCGGCCGAACGGCATGACCATCGAGCGCGTGCGCGTGCCGCTCGGTGTCGTCGGCGTGATCTTCGAAAGCCGGCCGAACGTCGCAGCGGATGCCGGCGTGCTGTGCCTGAAGTCCGGCAATGCCGTGATCCTGCGCGGCGGCTCCGACAGTTTCCGCTCCTGCCGCGCCATCCATGAATGTCTGGTGCAGGGTCTGCGCGAAGCGGGCCTCCCCGAGGCTGCGATCACGCTGGTGCCGACGCGCGACCGCGCGGCGGTCGGCATGATGCTGTCGGGGTTGAACGGCGCGATCGACGTCATCGTGCCGCGCGGCGGCAAGAGCCTCGTCGCGCGCGTCGAGCAGGAAGCGCGCGTGCCGGTGTTCGCGCATCTCGAAGGCGTCAACCACGTCTATGTCGATGCCAGCGCCGACCTCGCCATGGCGAAGTCGATCGTGCTCAACGCCAAGATGCGGCGCACCGGCGTCTGCGGCGCAGCCGAGACGCTGTTGGTCGATCGCGCGGCTGCTGCGACGAGCCTGAAGCCGCTGGTCGAGATGCTGATCGAGGCCGGCTGCGAAGTGCGCGGCGACGACGTCGTGCAGAAGACAGACGCGCGCGTAAAGCCTGCGAACGACGACGATTGGGACACCGAATATCTCGACGCGATCATCGCGGCGAAGGTGGTGGACGGCGTCGACGGCGCGATCGCGCATATCCAGAACCACGGCTCGCATCACACCGATGCGATCGTGAGCGAGAACGAGGCCGCTGCGAAGAAATTCCTGAGCGAGGTCGATTCCGCGATCGTGCTGCACAACGCCTCGACGCAGTTTGCCGATGGCGGCGAGTTCGGCTTCGGTGCCGAGATCGGCATCGCCACCGGCCGCTTTCACGCCCGGGGACCTGTCGGCGCCGAGCAGTTGACGAGCTTCAAATATCGCGTTCACGGCACCGGGCAGACGCGGCCGTAG
- the proB gene encoding glutamate 5-kinase — protein MASPELSQFRRIVVKVGSALLVDSDKGEVRTSWLAALADDMAKLHKEGRDVLVVSSGSIALGRSRLKLPRGPLKLEESQAAAAVGQIALARIWSEVLGAHGIDAGQILVTLQDTEERRRYLNARSTIGKLLEWRAIPVINENDTVATTEIRYGDNDRLAARVATMASADLLVLLSDIDGLYDAPPKNNPNAKLIPVVDSISSEIEAVAGDAESELSRGGMRTKVEAAKIATTGGTHMLIASGKIEHPLQAIANGGRCTWFLTPANPITSRKRWIAGTLEPKGTLTIDAGAVTALRAGASLLPAGVIKVEGQFARGDAVIVRGPDTSEIGRGLIAYDADDAERIKGRSSPDVMTILGISGRAEMIHRDDLVVGG, from the coding sequence ATGGCCAGCCCCGAACTCAGTCAATTCCGCCGCATCGTCGTCAAGGTCGGCTCCGCACTGCTGGTCGATTCCGACAAGGGCGAGGTGCGGACGTCCTGGCTCGCCGCGCTTGCCGACGACATGGCCAAGCTGCACAAGGAGGGACGCGACGTCCTCGTCGTCTCCTCGGGCTCGATCGCGCTCGGCCGCAGCCGGCTCAAGCTGCCGCGCGGCCCGCTGAAGCTGGAGGAGAGCCAGGCCGCCGCTGCCGTCGGCCAGATCGCGCTGGCGCGGATCTGGTCCGAGGTGCTCGGCGCGCACGGCATCGACGCCGGGCAGATTCTCGTGACGCTCCAGGATACCGAGGAGCGCCGCCGCTATCTCAATGCGCGCTCCACCATCGGCAAGCTCCTGGAGTGGCGCGCCATCCCCGTGATCAACGAGAACGACACGGTCGCCACCACCGAGATCCGCTACGGGGACAACGACCGCCTCGCCGCGCGCGTCGCGACCATGGCGAGCGCCGATCTCCTGGTGCTGCTCTCCGATATCGACGGGCTCTACGATGCCCCCCCGAAGAACAACCCGAACGCAAAGCTCATTCCCGTCGTCGACAGCATCTCCTCGGAGATCGAGGCTGTCGCAGGCGACGCCGAGTCCGAGCTCTCGCGCGGCGGCATGCGCACGAAGGTCGAGGCGGCCAAGATCGCCACGACCGGCGGCACGCATATGCTGATCGCCTCCGGCAAGATCGAGCATCCGCTGCAGGCAATCGCCAATGGCGGCCGCTGCACCTGGTTCCTGACACCGGCCAATCCCATCACCTCGCGCAAGCGCTGGATCGCGGGCACGCTGGAGCCGAAGGGCACGCTGACGATCGACGCCGGCGCGGTGACGGCGCTGCGGGCCGGCGCCAGCCTGCTGCCGGCCGGCGTGATCAAGGTCGAGGGCCAGTTCGCCCGCGGCGATGCCGTGATCGTGCGCGGCCCCGATACGAGCGAGATCGGCCGCGGCCTGATCGCCTATGACGCCGACGACGCCGAACGCATCAAGGGCCGCTCCTCCCCTGATGTGATGACCATCCTCGGCATCAGCGGCCGCGCGGAGATGATCCACCGTGACGATCTGGTGGTGGGCGGGTAA
- a CDS encoding Bug family tripartite tricarboxylate transporter substrate binding protein → MDRRKFMAGCLGGGLGLPLLAQAGGAQAQAGLSKIIFPFAAGAGGDTLCRLIAQEMAPVLQRTIVVENRTGGDGLIGIKAVKGASPDGSMVLVTTGPTMYLLPMVETTPSFDTAKDFMPVSLLARFEFAVVIGPAIDAADFKSFVAWLKAHPDKTSFGVPSNGTIPHFMGSKLEKDLGIPLTRVPYRGSAPILNDLIGGHLSFGIVTLADALPQHRAKGVKIIAVSSAERSPFAPEVPTLKESGIALVADAWYGMWLPVGSPPEFASKLGAAASAALAKAEVKEKLTAIGLIPVGSSPDELTKELAANTAFWQPIVKATGYKIEN, encoded by the coding sequence ATGGATCGCCGCAAATTCATGGCCGGATGTCTTGGAGGAGGTCTTGGGTTGCCGCTGCTGGCACAGGCGGGCGGGGCGCAAGCGCAGGCCGGGCTTTCAAAAATCATCTTTCCGTTCGCGGCGGGCGCCGGCGGCGACACGCTGTGCCGGCTGATCGCGCAGGAGATGGCGCCGGTGCTGCAAAGGACCATCGTGGTCGAGAACCGCACCGGCGGCGACGGCCTGATCGGCATCAAGGCGGTGAAGGGTGCGAGCCCCGATGGCAGCATGGTGCTGGTGACGACGGGCCCCACCATGTACCTGCTGCCGATGGTGGAGACGACGCCGAGCTTCGACACGGCCAAGGATTTCATGCCGGTGTCGCTGCTGGCGCGGTTCGAATTCGCCGTCGTGATCGGCCCGGCTATCGATGCTGCCGATTTCAAGTCATTCGTGGCCTGGCTGAAGGCGCATCCGGACAAGACGTCGTTCGGGGTGCCGAGCAACGGCACCATTCCACATTTCATGGGCTCCAAGCTCGAGAAGGATCTCGGCATTCCCCTGACCCGCGTGCCCTATCGCGGCAGCGCGCCGATCCTCAACGATCTCATCGGCGGCCATCTGTCGTTCGGCATCGTGACATTGGCCGATGCGCTGCCGCAGCACCGCGCCAAGGGCGTGAAGATCATCGCGGTCTCGAGCGCGGAACGGTCGCCCTTCGCGCCGGAGGTGCCGACGCTGAAGGAGAGCGGCATCGCTCTCGTTGCGGATGCCTGGTACGGCATGTGGCTTCCCGTCGGCAGCCCGCCGGAATTCGCCAGCAAGCTCGGCGCCGCCGCGAGCGCTGCGCTTGCCAAGGCCGAGGTGAAGGAGAAGCTCACTGCGATCGGCCTGATCCCGGTCGGCAGCAGCCCGGATGAGCTGACGAAGGAGCTCGCCGCCAACACGGCGTTCTGGCAGCCGATCGTGAAGGCGACGGGATACAAGATCGAGAATTGA